In a genomic window of Camelus ferus isolate YT-003-E chromosome 31, BCGSAC_Cfer_1.0, whole genome shotgun sequence:
- the LOC102523159 gene encoding vacuolar protein sorting-associated protein 26A-like: MQVEKPYESFIGANVHLRYFLKVTIVRRLTDLVKEYDLIVHQLATYPDVNNSVKMEVGIEDCLHIEFEYNTSKYHLKDVIVGKIYFLLVRIKIQHMELQLIKKEITGIGPSTTTEIETIAEYEIMDGAPVEGELISIGLFLAGYDPTPTMRDVNKKFSVRYFLNLVLVDEEDRRYFKQQEIILWRKGS; this comes from the coding sequence ATGCAAGTTGAAAAGCCATATGAATCTTTCATCGGTGCCAATGTCCACTTAAGGTATTTTCTTAAAGTGACAATAGTGAGAAGACTGACAGACTTGGTAAAAGAGTATGATCTTATTGTTCACCAGCTTGCTACCTATCCTGATGTTAACAACTCTGTTAAGATGGAAGTGGGCATTGAAGATTGTCTACATATAGAATTTGAATATAATACATCAAAGTATCATTTAAAGGATGTGATTGTTGGAAAAATTTACTTCTTATTAGTAAGAATAAAAATCCAACATATGGAGTTACAACTGATTAAAAAAGAGATCACGGGAATTGGACCCAGTACCACAACAGAAATCGAAACAATCGCTGAATATGAAATAATGGATGGTGCACCAGTAGAAGGTGAATTAATTTCAATAGGACTGTTTTTAGCGGGATATGACCCAACTCCAACAATGAGAGATGTGAACAAAAAATTTTCAGTAAGGTACTTTTTGAATCTAGTCCTTGTTGATGAGGAAGACAGAAGGTACTTCAAGCAGCAGGAGATCATTTTATGGAGAAAAGGCTCctaa